A region from the Negativicoccus succinicivorans genome encodes:
- a CDS encoding PSP1 domain-containing protein, giving the protein MPTVVGVRFKQAGKIYYFDPRKLSVVPDDEIIVETAWGKEYGRIVIGPRDVREEEIAAPLKPVLRLATPQDLKQVQQNKERQARAFVICKEKIKRHGLPMKLINVEYAFDMNKIVFFFTADGRVDFRELVRDLASVFHTRIELRQVGVRDEAKELNGIGPCGREYCCASWLGEFSSVSIRMAKNQGLSLNPTKVSGACGRLMCCLRYENDMYKKGGELCKTCSCPHKKQKQSAAPRVGKNVDTPEGRGKVQRVNANKRTVSVQMENQRRAEWRWDEVREVRG; this is encoded by the coding sequence ATGCCAACCGTAGTAGGAGTACGTTTTAAGCAGGCCGGCAAAATCTATTATTTTGATCCGCGGAAACTGAGTGTAGTTCCCGATGACGAAATTATTGTCGAAACGGCCTGGGGAAAAGAATACGGACGCATTGTCATCGGTCCGCGCGACGTGCGGGAGGAAGAGATCGCCGCGCCGTTGAAACCGGTACTGCGTTTAGCGACCCCGCAGGATTTGAAGCAGGTACAACAAAATAAAGAACGGCAGGCGCGCGCGTTTGTCATCTGCAAAGAGAAAATCAAGCGTCACGGCTTGCCGATGAAGCTGATCAATGTCGAATACGCGTTCGATATGAATAAAATCGTTTTCTTTTTCACCGCTGACGGGCGCGTCGATTTCCGCGAATTGGTACGCGATTTGGCGTCTGTTTTCCATACGCGCATCGAGCTGCGACAAGTCGGCGTGCGCGATGAGGCGAAAGAGTTGAACGGTATCGGACCTTGCGGTCGGGAATATTGCTGCGCGTCATGGCTCGGAGAATTTTCTTCGGTGTCCATTCGCATGGCGAAAAATCAAGGACTCTCGCTCAATCCGACGAAAGTGTCCGGCGCGTGCGGCCGCCTGATGTGCTGTTTGCGCTACGAAAACGACATGTATAAAAAAGGCGGCGAACTGTGCAAGACCTGCAGTTGTCCGCATAAGAAACAAAAACAGTCGGCGGCGCCGCGCGTCGGTAAGAATGTCGACACGCCGGAAGGCCGCGGGAAAGTGCAACGGGTCAACGCGAACAAACGAACGGTCAGCGTGCAGATGGAGAATCAGCGTCGGGCTGAGTGGCGTTGGGACGAGGTGCGAGAGGTTCGTGGCTAG
- a CDS encoding lipase family protein, with product MGRMHAYVLAVVLLLGIGPQAWAHDAVMLSPFPADEVSIVAPNSRSAEMMSKAGVNSNEVLLAAYASLAAYQSEWSGLPVSTLQKTGWQVTPGDTGHERFIIASQEIKGHPYYVVAISGTEQKVDLKANLRDDMIPIPQYPEIFVHQGYWEAAQRLSAAPQIREAVASTNDGGRVIFTGHSLGGGVATLIGLQKVSEEAGNLAQMRVITFAAPDFVNSFGSRAIGQYPAVNFRMEADLIPRLFRLVNYRYHSNPNSITWSLHTPSQGIPHTMIGFLDEAFYQAAWTFSANLPTSGPVDIYVAAPALATDMGLAPRIIQAYRNTAIYAAALPETQRITRDYREMELSDALATARARGAKYLLWLPLAIYPERESTNRNYGMALTEQWWDVDKEELLTWESVAFRSGGYTIFTKLADYLVGKEQIPVESDFLLQN from the coding sequence ATGGGAAGAATGCATGCATACGTTTTAGCAGTTGTTTTGTTACTCGGGATCGGGCCGCAGGCATGGGCCCATGACGCGGTGATGCTTTCGCCTTTTCCCGCGGATGAAGTTTCCATCGTGGCGCCGAATTCGCGTAGCGCGGAAATGATGAGCAAAGCGGGGGTCAACAGCAATGAGGTGTTGCTGGCGGCCTACGCGTCATTGGCGGCGTACCAATCGGAGTGGAGCGGTCTGCCCGTTTCCACATTGCAAAAAACCGGCTGGCAAGTCACCCCCGGTGACACCGGTCATGAACGCTTCATTATTGCGTCGCAAGAGATTAAAGGTCATCCCTACTACGTAGTGGCCATTTCCGGAACGGAGCAAAAAGTCGATCTGAAAGCCAATCTGCGTGACGACATGATCCCGATTCCGCAATATCCTGAAATTTTCGTGCATCAGGGATATTGGGAAGCCGCGCAACGCTTGTCGGCCGCACCGCAAATCAGAGAAGCCGTGGCTAGTACGAATGATGGCGGTCGCGTTATTTTCACCGGACACAGTCTCGGCGGCGGAGTGGCCACTTTGATAGGTTTGCAGAAAGTAAGCGAAGAAGCGGGAAATCTAGCGCAAATGCGGGTTATTACGTTTGCCGCGCCGGATTTTGTCAACTCTTTCGGCAGTCGCGCGATCGGGCAATATCCCGCGGTCAATTTTCGCATGGAAGCGGATTTGATTCCGCGTCTGTTTCGTTTGGTGAATTATCGCTATCATAGTAATCCCAACTCGATCACTTGGAGTTTGCACACGCCGTCACAAGGTATACCGCACACGATGATCGGTTTCTTGGACGAGGCATTTTACCAGGCGGCGTGGACCTTTTCCGCGAACCTGCCGACATCGGGACCGGTCGACATCTATGTCGCCGCGCCCGCGTTGGCAACGGACATGGGACTTGCGCCGCGCATCATCCAAGCGTATCGCAACACCGCCATTTATGCGGCGGCCTTACCGGAAACGCAACGCATCACGCGCGATTACCGCGAAATGGAACTGTCCGACGCATTGGCGACGGCTCGCGCGCGAGGCGCCAAATATTTACTGTGGTTGCCGCTTGCGATTTATCCCGAACGGGAAAGCACCAATCGCAATTACGGCATGGCGCTCACCGAGCAGTGGTGGGACGTTGATAAAGAAGAACTGCTCACGTGGGAAAGCGTGGCTTTTCGTTCGGGCGGATACACCATCTTTACCAAATTAGCGGATTACCTCGTCGGCAAAGAGCAAATTCCGGTCGAGAGCGATTTCCTGTTGCAAAACTGA
- the nth gene encoding endonuclease III, with amino-acid sequence MRVTKAIREEQLAILEATYKDRKTALHYNSPFELLVAVVLSAQCTDERVNKITARIFPRLNTPAKMGRLTQAELEEEIRDCGLFRSKAQHLLATCTRLLEEYHGEVPRTKKELMTLPGVGQKTANVLVSVLYDEPAIAVDTHVFRVANRLGLARGKDVTIVERKLERNIPREKWSQAHHWLIWHGRLICKARRPLCASCPLRHVCPIGVRQEPADSV; translated from the coding sequence ATGCGAGTTACCAAAGCGATTCGCGAAGAGCAGTTGGCGATTTTGGAAGCGACGTATAAAGATCGTAAGACGGCGCTTCACTACAACTCGCCCTTTGAACTGTTGGTCGCTGTCGTTTTATCCGCGCAGTGCACCGACGAGCGTGTGAATAAAATTACCGCGCGGATTTTTCCGCGGCTCAACACGCCGGCGAAGATGGGCCGACTCACACAGGCGGAACTGGAAGAAGAAATTCGCGATTGCGGTCTTTTTCGCAGCAAGGCGCAGCATCTGTTAGCCACCTGCACGCGACTGTTGGAAGAGTATCACGGGGAAGTTCCGCGGACAAAGAAAGAACTCATGACGCTTCCGGGCGTCGGTCAAAAAACGGCGAATGTGCTGGTGAGCGTTCTTTATGACGAGCCGGCGATTGCCGTCGATACGCATGTTTTTCGCGTCGCCAATCGGTTAGGGCTCGCGCGGGGCAAAGACGTGACCATCGTCGAACGCAAACTGGAGCGCAATATACCCCGCGAAAAATGGTCGCAAGCGCACCATTGGCTCATTTGGCACGGACGGCTTATCTGTAAAGCGCGTCGTCCGTTATGCGCAAGCTGTCCGCTGCGCCATGTTTGCCCGATTGGTGTTCGACAAGAACCCGCCGATTCGGTATAA